The genome window TTCTGTGTATTTAGCACCACATGCTGTAAAAATTATTCACGGAAATAAAGAAATGGCCGTTATAGATTGGTATCAAGATGTTTTAAACAAATTAGATTATACTGATTACTTTCAAAAACCAGTTATTTTAAAAGGCTGTTCAAAAAAATCTGTTCCAAATCAGGTGTATACTTTAGCCATTCAAAAATTAATTAAAGTTTCTAAGAGCGTTATGTTTGGCGAAGCTTGTTCGGCGGTACCACTCTTTAAACAAAAATAAGTACCTTTGCATCTTTAATTTTTAAAATCAAAAGATGAAAAAAGTTTTATTTTTAATGTTATTTGTTTCAGTTACTATTTTAGCACAAGAAACAGTTACAGACACTACAAAACATTGGACACGTAAAGGTGTTTTTACTTTTTTAGCAAATCAATCTTCTTTTAGCAATTGGCAAGCAGGTGGTCAAAACAACTTTGCTGGAAATATTGGAATTAACTACGATTTCAATTATAAAAATGGCGATTGGCAATGGGATAACAAATGGATTGTTGCTTATGGTTTAACCAAAATTAAAGGAGCTGATACTCAAAAAACAGACGATAGAATTGAATTGAATTCTCTTTTAGGAAAAAAAGCTTCAGGTAATTGGTATTATTCAGCTTTTTTAAACTTCAAGACACAAATGGATACTGGATTAGATCCAGCAACGCAAACAACTAAAATTTCGCATTTCTTTTCGCCAGCTTATTTTCAATTTGGACCTGGTATGTTGTGGAAAAAGAGTGATAATTTAAAAGTGAATATTGCGCCAGCAACTTCTAAGTTAATTGTTGTTCACAGTCATTTTACAGAATTAGCGCCATCTTTTGGTGTTGAGATGGGAGAAACAACTCGTTATGAATTAGGAGCCGCTTTAAATGGTTACTATAAGTTTAAACTAATGGAAAATGTTTCGGTTGAGAATATTTTGAATTTGTATTCAAATTATTTAGAAGAAGCAGAAAATGTTGATATCGATTATCAATTGAACATTGTAATGAAAATTAATAAATACTTAACTTCTAATTTTGCTTTTCAAACAATTTACGATGACAACGCATTTAGAGGCTTTCAGACAAAACAAATTATTGGTTTAGGAGTGAATTACATTTTTTAAAACAAAATACTTTATAAGTAAAAAAAGACCTCATTTGAGGTCTTTTTTTATTCGTTTTCAGTTGCGTCTTTATAATCTGGATATAAAAACTTATTGTATGGAAAGCGAGTGATATGAATTTCTCTAACCGCTTCGTATACTTTTTCTCTAAATTCCTCAAAATTCGCTTTTTCAGTAGCTGAGATAAATAATGTTCTATTTTCTCCAAGTTTACTCATCCAAGTTTGTTTCCAATCTTCTAGTGTGTAATGTTTAGTTGTTTTTTCAACACTCAAATCATTTTCATCAAAGTAAACTGATTTAAAAGCGTCAATTTTATTGAAAACCATAATAGTTGGTTTATCCGCACTTTTAATGTCTTGCAAAATTTGATTTACAGATGCAATATGGTCTTCAAAATCGGGATGTGAAATATCTACCACGTGCAATAACAAATCAGCCTCTCTAACTTCATCTAGGGTACTTTTAAACGATTCAACTAATTGTGTTGGAAGTTTTCTAATAAAACCTACAGTATCGCTTAAAAGAAATGGTAAATTCTTAATTACAGTTTTACGAACAGTAGTATCTAAGGTTGCGAATAATTTATTTTCTACGAAAACATCACTTTTACCCACCGCATTCATCAAAGTTGACTTACCAACATTGGTATAACCTACTAAAGCAACTCGAACCATTGCACCACGATTACTACGTTGGGTTGCCATTTGTTTATCAATAGCTTTGATTTTGTCTTTCAGTAACGAAATACGATCGCGAACAATACGACGGTCAGTTTCAATTTCAGTTTCTCCAGGACCGCGCATTCCAATACCCCCTTTTTGACGTTCAAGGTGCGTCCACATTCCGGTTAAACGAGGTAGTAAATATTGACATTGTGCTAATTCTACTTGCGTTCTTGCATAAGAAGTTTCAGCTCGTTGAGCAAAGATGTCTAAGATAAGATTGGTTCTATCTAAAACTTTACAATCTAATTCACGTGTAATGTTTTTAGATTGTGATGGCGATAATTCGTCGTCAAAGATTACAGTTTTGATATCGTTATCTTTGATAAAATATTTTATTTCTTCTAGTTTTCCTGTTCCAACAAATGTCTTTGGGTTTGGTTTGTCCATTTTCTGAGAGAAACGTTTGATAACAGTTCCGCCAGCAGTATAGGTTAAGAACTCCAACTCGTCAAGATATTCATTTAGTTTATCTTCACTTTGGTTTTGAGTTACAATACCTACTATAATTGATTTTTCAAAGTCAATAACTTCTTTTTCTAACATAATCGTTCTTTATAGATTGCAAAGGTAGTTAAATACAGAACACAAAAAAAGCTCTTGAACATTGTGGATTTGAATTGTTTAAAAACAAAAATGAGCTCGATATTATATCGAGCTCATTTAATAATTTAAATATTTTTAATATTTAATTATTGAAATAAAATATTATCTATTTGAGCTCCTGGTCTCGTTTCTGCGTTAGTAGTTGATGTTGTAGCTACATCATAGGCAAAAATGATATGGCCTTGACCTGACATTCCTGTAAACGTATGAACACCTGAATCTGTGAAAGTAGGAGCCCAACCTGTACCTGTATGAGTTGAGAAAGCAAAACTACCTGTAATATCTACAAGATTTGCTGTAGGGTTACTACTATTGAAGTTTGTAGAATAATACACTTTCATAATTGGTGTTGAAGTTTGAGACATGTAACCATACAATGTTTTAAATGAAACTTTTGTATGAGTATCAAAATCGAAAGGCATTACAAAGAAAATTTTAGTAGCCCCTGAGCTAGATCCTTTTCTTGCTTGTAAATATTTATTACCATTGAAAGTCCCTACAAACCAATTATTAGTTCCTTGAACCATAATATTTGAATAGTTAGGGAATGTACTAGTGTTTGATGCAAAAGACTCAAAGTTTTCGATTGCAGGGTGTAATCTTGCATTGGTTAATTTTACATCGTTAAGTGTTCTTAACATTAATTGGAAAGTTCCATTATATTTAGTTAAAACACCACGAATTTTACCACTTTCACTTGGGATTTCTTCTGTAGCAAATGTAGCAAACGCACTATTACGTACAGTTATTGAATTTCCAGCTGCATCAATTACAGAATGATTAGTAGCAGAGGCACCTACATAAGATAATGCTTCATCATGATATGTGTGTCCTAAAGAAGCATCTGCAAATTGCACCTCATCAAACTCTACTATTTTGTGTAAATAGGAATCGTTAATTTGAGAAAGTGAAATATGTTGTACTAAAGTTTCTTCATCAACTTTATCACAACTTCTTAAGATAGCATCTTTATACTCAACACCTGAAATTCTTCCAACGTTACCTTCAAAAAGAGAACCAATTTCTAAAGAAGATATTTGGCTATCAAAATTAAAATAACGGTCTTTCATGTTGATAGTTACTTTTCTTCCTGGCTCATATTTCGTGTATAAGTTATAATCATCAACAGGCATTGTAAATCCTTTAGCTCCATCTACAGAAACAAAAGATATCGATTTGTAAAAATTTCCACCTTCATCACTAGAAGTAACATAAGCCTCAATATAGTCAGAATTTGTGTATTGCTGAGCTGTACCATTAGCCAAAGTAGCAATATCTTGAACTGATTTAGTTGCAGCTATAGTGATACAATCTTCAGACAAATTTGGTGTACCATAATCATCACCATTTACACAACTTGTTAAAGTTGCAAAAATAGCAGTTGTTAATACTAATTTTAAATTTTTCATAGCTATTAGTTTTTAGTAATTTTAACATTGTCAACTTCCCAAGTCATTGAAGCGGATGAAGTTGAAGTGTATTTGAATGCTACGTATACATTTCCACCTACAAAAGAGGAAATATCAATATTTCCAGAATTTGTCCAAGTGTAAGCATTAGATGCGTCTAGTGTAGCTGATAAATCTGTCCAAGTAGCTGCATTAGGATCTCCACCTGCATAATCTGAAGAAATTTTTATTTCTAAAACATTTCCAGTAAATTTTGAAGCCGTTTGAAAAGATAAACTTGCCGATGTTAACTCGCTTAAATCAATTTCAGGAGAAATTAACCAATCCTCGTTTGCATTGCTTGTACCTGCATAACCAGACATTTTTGCACAATTACCTGGATTTCCGTATTGTGTATCTAGTTGCCATACTTGAGCGCCTGTTGCACTATATTTTGTCCAGTCTGCCCAATTCGTTTCAAATCCATCTGTAAATGCATACTCATAAACTGTAGGAATAACATAATCGTCATCTCCTACACAACTTGTCAAAACACCTGTGCCAAGTGCCAACAAGAACATTGTTTTTAAAAATTTTATTTTCATAGTATATTTTTTTTAGAAGTTTATGTAGAAGTTAACAAAAAATGTTCTTCCATATCCATAAAAATACTTAGAACCAAAAGAGGGTGTTCCGTTAGCTTGGTCCGCTTGTAAATCAGGGAAAGTTGCTTTTCTTGATTGTTCAAAACCTCCTGTCTTGTATTCAACGTCTAATAAGTTGTTAATAGAAGCAAAGAAACCTACAGTATTACGGTTAGCTTTGCTAATTCTCCAAGATTTTCCACCTGTTAAATTTAATAGAGCGAAACTATCAAATTTTTCTTGTTTTAATAGAGCTCTAACCGTTTCAGGAGTTGCGCCAGAATAGTTATCTCCTGTAGTTCCATCGATACTGAAGTTATCAGTTCTTAAAATGTTTGCAATATCAATGTAACTGTTTGCTAAATAGTTGATATTAGCTCCTACCCACCAGAAGTTCGGATCTCTATATTCTAAACCAAATGAAGCAGCTGTTTGTGGCATACCTGGTTGGTGATAATCTTTAATATAAACAGTTCCAAAATCCGTTAATGAATTTCTTCCATCAGCAGCTAATGCATCATCATTTGTTCTTAATTTTGCATTGTCTGAATAAATGTATTGACCGTAAGAAGCTGCTACAGTAGCTTTAACTGTTGAAGTAATTTGGTATTCTAAACCAAGTTCTGCACCCATATTTTGTTTGTCAATTCCTGTAACAATTTCACTTACAAAAGTATCTTCATCACCTCCAGTATCACCTCCAATTCCTTCTCCATAGAAGAAAGCGATTTCAGTTGCATCTTGAATTTTAGAATAGAAACCTGTTAAACGTGCTTTGAATTTAGGAGCTCTTAAGATATAACTAGCATCAGCACTTGTAATTTTTTCACTTGTTAAATCAGGTGTAATTACATTATTCATTCTCGCATTTGAGAAAGAGTTTCTTAAGCTTGGTGCTTTAGTTTGATATAAACCATTAAAGTCAAAATAATTTCTTCCGTTCAATTTATAAGTTAAACCTCCTTTAAACCCGAAGTTTTCAAAAGTAATGCTTTCTCCTTTTCCATAAGAATTGTCAGCATAGATTCCGTTTTTGTAAAGACCTTCTCTTTGGTATTCTGATCTAGAGAACGATTGAGCTAAATAAAAATCAGCTTTGTCGTAAGTGAATTTAAATTGAGTAAATCCATCAAATGTTAAAGCGTGTAGTAAATAATTATACCCATAAGTATCTCCTTCTACAACTTGTCTGTTTGGATTGTTTAAGTCAGATTGAGATGCATTTCCTGAATAAAAAGGATCGATATCTAAGAAATACTGTCCTCCTAATAAATCCAATAAGTTTTGGTGATTATGAGAACGTAATTTTCTGAAATTTGCTCCTGCTGTTAAGCTAACATTTTCAGAAATACTTGAATTCAAGATACTGTTTGCGCTTAATTGATTGTCATCAGTTCTGTCTTGGTATAAAGCGTAAACACTTCTTCC of Flavobacterium channae contains these proteins:
- a CDS encoding TonB-dependent receptor, coding for MKKLVLSTLLVLQAVFVFAQQNPALKGKVIDAKSQKPLQNVVATIQSTNQSTLTDFDGNFVFQTIPTGEQVLTIKTSGYTQQTFMLEPSANGETLDLGVVVLEEDITSEQQLSLVTITENDLGDDNSGSESTSGLLQATRDTYQQAAAFNWGLARFRIRGLDNEYGVTMINGLTMNKLYDGRPQWSNWGGLNDATRNQEFTMGSGPSDYTFGSALGTQEINTRASFYRPGTRISMSGTNTNYSWRMMGTHASGMNKDGWAFVVSASRRWAEEGYFEGTDYSANSLFASVEKKINDKHSLNLTAIYAQNSRGKNSPNTKEVNDLMGIKYNSYWGWQDGKKRNSRDKDVEEPITMLSHYWKITEKTTLNTNVAFQTGKIGNSRLDYQLGNNPDPTYYKNLPSYYSNLGGYTPDQLTQIGNGFRSNSQIDWNAMYIANQNSAFAGRSVYALYQDRTDDNQLSANSILNSSISENVSLTAGANFRKLRSHNHQNLLDLLGGQYFLDIDPFYSGNASQSDLNNPNRQVVEGDTYGYNYLLHALTFDGFTQFKFTYDKADFYLAQSFSRSEYQREGLYKNGIYADNSYGKGESITFENFGFKGGLTYKLNGRNYFDFNGLYQTKAPSLRNSFSNARMNNVITPDLTSEKITSADASYILRAPKFKARLTGFYSKIQDATEIAFFYGEGIGGDTGGDEDTFVSEIVTGIDKQNMGAELGLEYQITSTVKATVAASYGQYIYSDNAKLRTNDDALAADGRNSLTDFGTVYIKDYHQPGMPQTAASFGLEYRDPNFWWVGANINYLANSYIDIANILRTDNFSIDGTTGDNYSGATPETVRALLKQEKFDSFALLNLTGGKSWRISKANRNTVGFFASINNLLDVEYKTGGFEQSRKATFPDLQADQANGTPSFGSKYFYGYGRTFFVNFYINF
- the hflX gene encoding GTPase HflX, encoding MLEKEVIDFEKSIIVGIVTQNQSEDKLNEYLDELEFLTYTAGGTVIKRFSQKMDKPNPKTFVGTGKLEEIKYFIKDNDIKTVIFDDELSPSQSKNITRELDCKVLDRTNLILDIFAQRAETSYARTQVELAQCQYLLPRLTGMWTHLERQKGGIGMRGPGETEIETDRRIVRDRISLLKDKIKAIDKQMATQRSNRGAMVRVALVGYTNVGKSTLMNAVGKSDVFVENKLFATLDTTVRKTVIKNLPFLLSDTVGFIRKLPTQLVESFKSTLDEVREADLLLHVVDISHPDFEDHIASVNQILQDIKSADKPTIMVFNKIDAFKSVYFDENDLSVEKTTKHYTLEDWKQTWMSKLGENRTLFISATEKANFEEFREKVYEAVREIHITRFPYNKFLYPDYKDATENE
- a CDS encoding DUF5689 domain-containing protein → MKNLKLVLTTAIFATLTSCVNGDDYGTPNLSEDCITIAATKSVQDIATLANGTAQQYTNSDYIEAYVTSSDEGGNFYKSISFVSVDGAKGFTMPVDDYNLYTKYEPGRKVTINMKDRYFNFDSQISSLEIGSLFEGNVGRISGVEYKDAILRSCDKVDEETLVQHISLSQINDSYLHKIVEFDEVQFADASLGHTYHDEALSYVGASATNHSVIDAAGNSITVRNSAFATFATEEIPSESGKIRGVLTKYNGTFQLMLRTLNDVKLTNARLHPAIENFESFASNTSTFPNYSNIMVQGTNNWFVGTFNGNKYLQARKGSSSGATKIFFVMPFDFDTHTKVSFKTLYGYMSQTSTPIMKVYYSTNFNSSNPTANLVDITGSFAFSTHTGTGWAPTFTDSGVHTFTGMSGQGHIIFAYDVATTSTTNAETRPGAQIDNILFQ
- a CDS encoding choice-of-anchor J domain-containing protein, producing the protein MKIKFLKTMFLLALGTGVLTSCVGDDDYVIPTVYEYAFTDGFETNWADWTKYSATGAQVWQLDTQYGNPGNCAKMSGYAGTSNANEDWLISPEIDLSELTSASLSFQTASKFTGNVLEIKISSDYAGGDPNAATWTDLSATLDASNAYTWTNSGNIDISSFVGGNVYVAFKYTSTSSASMTWEVDNVKITKN
- a CDS encoding DUF3078 domain-containing protein, with the translated sequence MKKVLFLMLFVSVTILAQETVTDTTKHWTRKGVFTFLANQSSFSNWQAGGQNNFAGNIGINYDFNYKNGDWQWDNKWIVAYGLTKIKGADTQKTDDRIELNSLLGKKASGNWYYSAFLNFKTQMDTGLDPATQTTKISHFFSPAYFQFGPGMLWKKSDNLKVNIAPATSKLIVVHSHFTELAPSFGVEMGETTRYELGAALNGYYKFKLMENVSVENILNLYSNYLEEAENVDIDYQLNIVMKINKYLTSNFAFQTIYDDNAFRGFQTKQIIGLGVNYIF
- a CDS encoding DUF2480 family protein, translated to MDEIVNKVAQSSLMVFDLEDYYPDNYVVDLDISQWLLEGFILKESDFREQLKNNDWSSFDDKYVALYCSTDAILPAWAFALVSVYLAPHAVKIIHGNKEMAVIDWYQDVLNKLDYTDYFQKPVILKGCSKKSVPNQVYTLAIQKLIKVSKSVMFGEACSAVPLFKQK